A genomic window from Shewanella vesiculosa includes:
- a CDS encoding cytoplasmic protein — translation MSLSINSPSSMPTTIDSGNSLKVAVMAKDQQKAEGQMALQLIEAALAPAPQPVGNSGHNINTTA, via the coding sequence ATGTCACTTAGCATTAACTCACCTTCTTCAATGCCTACAACGATTGATTCAGGCAACAGCTTGAAAGTTGCCGTTATGGCTAAAGATCAGCAAAAAGCTGAAGGGCAAATGGCATTGCAACTCATCGAAGCTGCACTAGCACCAGCGCCTCAACCCGTAGGCAACAGTGGCCATAATATTAATACAACTGCATAA
- the prfB gene encoding peptide chain release factor 2 (programmed frameshift) — MFEVNPVKFKIKELAERTELLRGIFDYAAKSERLEEVSRELESPEVWNEPERAQALGKERAALVVVVKTIDDMDSGLEDIEGLLELAIEEDDEETFNDAAAELEVLDTRLADLEFRRMFSGKSDASNCYLDIQSGSGGTEAQDWANMVLRMYLRWGDAHGFSPELMEVTDGDVAGIKGATIKFTGEYAFGWMRTETGVHRLVRKSPFDSSGKRHTSFCSVFVYPEIDDDIEIDINPSDLRIDTYRASGAGGQHVNKTDSAIRITHLPTNTVVQCQNDRSQHKNRDSAFKQLKAKLYELEMHKQNADKQAAEDAKSDIGWGSQIRSYVLDDARIKDLRTGIENRNTQSVLDGDLDKFIEASLKSGL, encoded by the exons ATGTTTGAAGTTAATCCGGTAAAATTCAAAATTAAAGAGCTCGCTGAACGTACTGAGCTACTTCGG GGTATCTTTGACTACGCTGCCAAAAGTGAGCGCTTAGAAGAAGTCAGCCGCGAGCTAGAAAGCCCAGAAGTGTGGAATGAGCCTGAACGTGCGCAAGCATTAGGTAAAGAGCGCGCTGCGTTAGTTGTCGTGGTCAAAACCATTGATGATATGGACTCAGGTCTTGAAGATATCGAAGGGTTACTTGAACTTGCCATTGAAGAAGATGACGAAGAAACCTTTAATGATGCAGCTGCAGAACTTGAGGTGTTAGACACTCGTCTAGCCGATCTCGAATTTCGCCGCATGTTTTCTGGTAAGAGTGATGCGTCAAACTGTTACTTGGATATTCAATCTGGTTCGGGCGGCACTGAAGCGCAAGACTGGGCCAACATGGTGCTGCGCATGTACTTACGCTGGGGCGATGCACATGGTTTTAGCCCCGAGTTAATGGAAGTCACCGACGGTGATGTAGCCGGTATTAAAGGTGCTACGATTAAGTTCACTGGTGAGTATGCTTTTGGATGGATGCGAACTGAAACGGGTGTCCACCGTTTAGTGCGTAAATCACCTTTTGATTCATCTGGCAAACGCCATACTTCTTTTTGCTCTGTTTTCGTTTATCCAGAAATTGATGATGATATTGAGATCGATATTAATCCATCCGATTTACGTATCGACACTTATCGTGCATCAGGCGCGGGTGGTCAACACGTCAATAAAACAGATTCTGCGATACGTATTACGCATTTGCCAACCAACACTGTGGTGCAATGTCAAAACGATCGCTCGCAACATAAAAACCGCGATTCTGCCTTTAAACAGTTAAAGGCGAAGTTGTATGAGTTAGAAATGCATAAACAAAATGCCGATAAGCAAGCTGCTGAAGATGCAAAATCAGATATCGGTTGGGGCAGTCAAATTCGTTCTTATGTATTAGACGACGCCCGTATTAAAGATTTACGTACAGGGATTGAGAACCGCAACACTCAATCAGTGCTGGATGGTGATTTAGATAAGTTTATTGAAGCCAGCCTAAAATCAGGACTTTAA
- a CDS encoding MarR family winged helix-turn-helix transcriptional regulator, with amino-acid sequence MSSKVLNESQLPSVQNPLALENQVCFSLYSATNAMIRAYRPLLDELSLTYPQYLVMMVLWKEPGISVKTLGEKLHLDSGTLTPLLKRLESKGLVSRGRSELDERVRVLHVTEQGQQLYQQALSIPEQMRCKVGGTIEDLQQLKQLCDHAFMMLNSGEANSCEM; translated from the coding sequence ATGTCTAGCAAAGTGCTTAATGAATCTCAATTACCTTCAGTGCAAAACCCGCTAGCACTTGAAAACCAAGTGTGTTTTTCGTTGTATAGTGCGACTAATGCAATGATCCGCGCCTATCGGCCATTGTTAGATGAGTTATCACTAACTTATCCGCAATATTTAGTGATGATGGTGTTGTGGAAAGAGCCAGGAATTAGTGTCAAAACCTTAGGTGAAAAATTACACCTTGATTCTGGAACCTTAACGCCCTTGTTAAAACGCCTAGAAAGCAAAGGTTTAGTGAGCCGTGGTCGCAGTGAATTAGATGAACGTGTGCGAGTGCTGCATGTTACCGAGCAAGGCCAACAATTATATCAACAAGCCTTGAGTATTCCTGAGCAAATGCGCTGTAAAGTGGGTGGCACTATTGAGGACTTACAGCAACTCAAACAACTGTGTGATCACGCTTTTATGATGTTAAATTCTGGAGAGGCAAACAGCTGTGAAATGTGA
- the mdtD gene encoding multidrug transporter subunit MdtD, translated as MHKLLEDYLGWLPLLFFMQSLDGTILNTALPAMANDLNEDPLRMQGVIIAYMLTVALLIPASGWIADRFGTKKIFFGAILLFSFGSLLCALSHSLDMLIGARVIQGLGGALMLPVGRLVVRAYPRSELVRIMGFITIPGLLGLLIGPVMGGWMVQYLTWHWIFLINLPVGIVGCYAVWKFIPDLRGKERSRFDTLGFLLFGAAMLLITVAMEGLGELHLPHLRVMLLLFGGMACLIAYWLRAGRIDQPLFSPLLFQTRTFAIGLFGNLFARLGSGALPFLVPLLLQVALGYSPSQAGMSMLPLAAAAIMAKSVARPIIERLGYRFVLTANTLALGLMLASIGLVNEHTPYWLLLGMLAFMGAINSLQFTAMNAVTLIDLDDASASSGNSLLSVVGQLSLSLGVACAGALLGGFSANIGSDNAATVLGAFQLTFVTVGVMTMLAAVIFSQLSKDDGRLISDS; from the coding sequence ATGCACAAACTGCTCGAGGATTACCTTGGGTGGTTGCCATTGCTTTTTTTTATGCAGTCGCTTGACGGGACAATCCTCAATACCGCTTTACCCGCAATGGCCAATGACTTAAACGAAGATCCGCTGCGCATGCAAGGCGTCATTATCGCTTACATGCTCACGGTTGCTCTGTTGATCCCAGCTTCCGGTTGGATTGCAGATCGCTTTGGTACTAAGAAAATCTTCTTTGGTGCCATCCTATTGTTTAGTTTTGGTTCATTGCTTTGTGCATTGTCGCATTCGTTGGACATGTTAATTGGCGCTAGAGTCATTCAGGGCTTGGGTGGTGCGTTAATGCTGCCCGTTGGTCGGCTAGTTGTGCGGGCGTACCCGCGTTCTGAGTTGGTGCGGATAATGGGCTTTATCACCATCCCCGGTTTACTCGGTCTTTTAATTGGTCCAGTGATGGGCGGTTGGATGGTGCAATATCTCACTTGGCATTGGATCTTTTTGATTAACTTACCTGTCGGCATTGTGGGGTGTTATGCGGTTTGGAAGTTTATTCCAGACCTTCGTGGTAAGGAAAGGTCGCGTTTCGATACCCTAGGCTTTTTGTTGTTTGGTGCGGCGATGTTGTTGATTACCGTTGCTATGGAAGGATTAGGTGAACTGCATTTGCCACACTTGCGAGTGATGTTGCTGTTGTTTGGTGGCATGGCATGCTTAATTGCCTATTGGCTTCGAGCTGGGCGAATTGATCAGCCACTGTTTTCCCCATTATTGTTCCAAACCAGAACATTTGCTATCGGTCTGTTTGGTAATCTGTTTGCTCGTTTGGGCAGTGGTGCATTGCCTTTTTTGGTGCCATTGTTGCTGCAAGTCGCTTTGGGTTATTCACCATCTCAGGCGGGAATGAGTATGCTGCCATTGGCTGCTGCGGCGATAATGGCCAAATCGGTGGCTCGTCCCATTATTGAACGTTTAGGTTATCGATTTGTATTAACCGCTAATACACTGGCTCTGGGATTGATGCTGGCGAGCATAGGCTTAGTTAACGAGCACACCCCTTATTGGTTGTTACTGGGCATGTTGGCCTTCATGGGCGCGATTAACTCATTGCAGTTTACCGCAATGAATGCCGTGACTTTGATCGATCTTGATGATGCTAGTGCCAGTAGCGGTAACAGCCTATTGTCGGTAGTCGGGCAATTATCATTAAGTTTGGGAGTTGCCTGTGCTGGTGCTTTACTCGGTGGTTTTAGTGCCAATATTGGTAGCGATAATGCCGCGACAGTACTCGGGGCGTTCCAGCTCACTTTTGTGACAGTCGGGGTGATGACTATGCTAGCCGCCGTGATTTTTTCGCAGTTATCTAAAGACGATGGCCGTTTGATAAGCGATTCATAA
- the rlmC gene encoding 23S rRNA (uracil(747)-C(5))-methyltransferase RlmC, whose protein sequence is MKCDYFERGDCLSCRNIQLPMVEQVNVKQQKLTDLFRDMSVKQWFSPILSAESGFRNKAKMVVLGAAHEPILGLVNPQGEPISLCDCSLYPKDMQLLLHRLERFVQQAGVPPYRVDKAKGELKFILLTRSQSSGQFMLRFVLRSDNAIARIERELPQLLQEFPQITLVSANIQPIHMAILEGEREIFLTETTRLEEQLNHVPLFIRPKSFFQTNPDVAAQLYQIAREWVTEFTPNYIWDLFCGVGGFGLHCADHQIRLTGIEIESEAIECAILSASKLGLTQVDFSALDSTHFAQGQSAEVKPDLIIVNPPRRGLGKTLCDSLSEFAPKAIVYSSCNPHTLMTDLACITGYEITKVQMFDMFPHTDHFEVLVMLELLQ, encoded by the coding sequence GTGAAATGTGACTATTTTGAGCGTGGCGATTGTTTGTCATGCCGCAATATTCAACTGCCAATGGTTGAGCAAGTAAATGTAAAACAGCAAAAATTAACGGATTTGTTTCGTGACATGTCGGTTAAACAATGGTTTTCACCGATATTAAGTGCAGAATCTGGCTTTCGTAATAAAGCCAAAATGGTGGTATTAGGTGCCGCTCATGAGCCTATTTTAGGATTGGTTAATCCACAAGGGGAGCCGATCAGTTTATGTGATTGTTCGTTATACCCTAAAGATATGCAATTGTTATTACACCGTTTAGAGCGATTTGTGCAGCAAGCGGGTGTGCCTCCTTATCGAGTCGATAAGGCCAAAGGTGAGCTCAAATTTATTTTGCTGACTCGTAGTCAAAGTAGTGGCCAGTTTATGCTGCGTTTTGTTTTGCGTAGCGATAACGCGATCGCGCGAATTGAACGAGAATTACCGCAGTTACTGCAAGAATTTCCTCAAATTACCTTAGTGTCGGCTAATATTCAGCCGATTCATATGGCTATTTTAGAAGGTGAAAGAGAAATCTTTTTAACCGAAACTACGCGCTTAGAAGAACAACTGAATCATGTGCCGTTATTTATTCGGCCAAAAAGCTTTTTTCAAACAAATCCTGACGTTGCGGCGCAGTTGTATCAGATTGCAAGGGAGTGGGTTACTGAGTTTACACCTAACTATATTTGGGACTTATTCTGTGGTGTCGGCGGTTTTGGGTTGCATTGTGCTGATCATCAAATTCGCTTAACGGGTATAGAGATTGAATCAGAAGCAATAGAATGTGCCATCTTGTCAGCCAGCAAACTTGGGCTGACACAAGTGGATTTTAGTGCTCTTGATTCAACCCATTTTGCACAAGGGCAATCAGCTGAAGTCAAACCCGATCTTATTATTGTTAACCCACCGCGGCGAGGATTAGGTAAAACCTTATGCGATTCATTGAGCGAGTTTGCGCCCAAAGCCATTGTGTATTCTAGCTGTAATCCACACACCTTAATGACAGATTTAGCCTGTATTACGGGTTATGAAATTACCAAAGTACAAATGTTTGATATGTTTCCTCATACGGATCATTTTGAGGTATTGGTTATGTTAGAGCTGCTGCAATAG
- the chrA gene encoding chromate efflux transporter: MWQIFTRFLALGLISFGGPAAHIGYFRKVFVDDQQWLDSKQYSSFVALSQFMPGPGSSQVGFAIGYHRGGLLGGLAAFLGFTLPSFLLMFLFAVTSAQWLELTAVAGAIHGLKLLAVVVVAEATLSMFTQFCQRKTAKILMAATAVAIILMPSLLMQIGVLIVAAIVGVMLMTRGDSITPDNPPIELNYVWLGLFITVIVASLYFINQPDSLGQIFAQFFQVGSLVFGGGHVVLPLLETSVGEYITADRFLSAVMRLHKPSLGPCLLWLLLGADLWLESPILGAIVATLAIFLPGFLLMLVGLKSWHSISQRPAIAGALAGVNAAVVGLLLAALYQPVFTSGVIMPQDMALVIIGFSVLKVFKPSLVWLVIGFAAMGSGLSML, from the coding sequence ATGTGGCAAATATTTACTCGCTTTTTAGCATTAGGTCTAATCAGTTTTGGCGGCCCTGCAGCGCATATAGGCTACTTCAGAAAAGTCTTTGTTGACGATCAGCAATGGTTAGACAGTAAACAGTACTCAAGCTTTGTTGCCCTAAGTCAGTTTATGCCGGGGCCAGGTTCCAGTCAGGTTGGTTTTGCAATTGGTTATCATCGTGGTGGTCTATTAGGTGGTCTTGCTGCCTTTTTAGGTTTTACCTTACCGTCTTTTTTATTGATGTTTTTATTTGCCGTTACCAGTGCACAATGGCTCGAGTTGACTGCTGTTGCGGGTGCCATCCATGGTTTAAAACTACTCGCTGTCGTGGTTGTTGCTGAAGCAACTTTGTCAATGTTCACCCAATTCTGTCAACGAAAAACCGCTAAAATACTTATGGCAGCAACAGCTGTTGCCATCATTTTAATGCCGTCATTATTAATGCAAATTGGGGTGTTAATTGTGGCAGCGATTGTTGGAGTCATGTTGATGACTCGAGGCGACAGTATTACGCCAGACAACCCTCCGATAGAGCTTAATTATGTTTGGTTAGGGCTATTTATTACAGTAATAGTGGCATCTTTATATTTTATTAATCAACCAGATAGCCTAGGACAAATTTTTGCACAATTCTTCCAAGTTGGAAGTTTAGTCTTTGGTGGCGGACATGTGGTTTTACCCTTACTTGAAACCAGTGTTGGCGAATACATTACTGCCGATCGTTTTCTCTCAGCGGTTATGCGCTTGCACAAGCCATCCCTGGGCCCATGTTTACTCTGGCTACTTTTAGGCGCTGATTTATGGTTAGAGTCACCTATTTTAGGGGCGATAGTTGCCACGCTGGCAATTTTTCTTCCTGGATTTTTACTGATGCTGGTGGGGTTAAAAAGCTGGCATAGCATTAGCCAACGTCCTGCAATTGCGGGTGCGTTAGCAGGTGTCAATGCTGCCGTTGTGGGATTATTGCTGGCAGCACTTTATCAGCCAGTATTCACAAGTGGGGTCATCATGCCGCAGGACATGGCATTAGTGATTATTGGTTTTAGTGTATTAAAAGTCTTTAAGCCAAGCCTTGTATGGTTAGTCATAGGATTTGCAGCAATGGGTAGTGGGTTGTCTATGTTGTAA
- the lysS gene encoding lysine--tRNA ligase, with translation MTEHVQDENKLIAERRAKLEHIRTSCPANAHPNTWQRSHKAAELQAQYGEQTKEALEELAFQTSIAGRVMAKRGPFLVIQDVSGRIQAYAGKPVQGDLKERYQGLDIGDIVGVKGQLHLSGKGDLYVNMEEYQLLTKALRPLPEKFHGLTDQETRYRQRYVDLIVNEDSRNAFIMRSKVVSAIRNFMIKKEFMEVETPMMHVIPGGASARPFVTHHNALDMAMYLRIAPELYLKRLVVGGFERVFEINRNFRNEGLSPRHNPEFTMMEFYMAYADYKDLMDLTEEMLSSIAIELTGSAQMPYGEHTVDFGGPYARLSMLEAIQKYNPDNATIQAMTYEQVKDVEFMRDLASSLGIKLEKFWTCGQLLEEIFGETAETKLMQPTFITGYPADISPLARRNDNNDFITDRFEFFIGGREVANGFSELNDAEDQDNRFKAQVDAKDAGDDEAMFYDADYITALEHGLPPTAGQGIGIDRLVMLFTNTHTIRDVILFPAMRPQA, from the coding sequence ATGACTGAACACGTACAAGATGAAAACAAACTGATTGCTGAACGTCGCGCTAAATTAGAGCACATCCGCACCAGTTGTCCTGCTAATGCGCATCCAAATACATGGCAACGTAGCCATAAAGCGGCTGAGTTACAGGCGCAATATGGTGAGCAGACCAAAGAAGCGTTAGAAGAACTCGCTTTTCAAACCAGCATTGCAGGCCGTGTTATGGCTAAGCGTGGTCCATTTTTAGTGATTCAAGATGTGTCTGGTCGTATTCAAGCTTATGCTGGTAAGCCAGTCCAAGGCGATTTAAAAGAGCGTTATCAAGGTTTAGACATCGGTGACATTGTTGGTGTTAAAGGTCAGCTGCATTTATCTGGCAAGGGCGACTTGTACGTTAATATGGAAGAGTATCAATTACTGACCAAAGCATTGCGTCCGTTACCTGAGAAATTCCACGGTTTAACCGACCAAGAAACTCGCTATCGCCAGCGCTATGTTGACTTAATCGTTAACGAAGACTCGCGCAACGCGTTCATTATGCGCTCTAAAGTGGTTTCTGCCATTCGTAACTTCATGATCAAAAAAGAGTTCATGGAAGTTGAAACCCCAATGATGCACGTTATTCCTGGTGGTGCTTCTGCACGTCCATTTGTGACTCATCACAATGCATTAGACATGGCCATGTACTTACGTATTGCGCCAGAACTATACCTTAAGCGTTTAGTGGTCGGTGGTTTTGAGCGCGTATTCGAAATTAACCGTAACTTCCGTAACGAAGGTTTGTCACCACGTCATAACCCAGAATTCACTATGATGGAATTCTATATGGCGTATGCTGATTACAAAGACTTAATGGACTTAACTGAAGAAATGCTCAGTTCAATCGCCATTGAGTTAACGGGTAGTGCGCAAATGCCATACGGCGAGCACACAGTAGATTTTGGTGGCCCCTATGCACGTTTAAGCATGTTAGAAGCTATTCAAAAGTACAACCCTGACAATGCGACTATTCAAGCGATGACTTACGAGCAAGTGAAAGACGTAGAGTTTATGCGCGACTTAGCATCGAGCCTAGGCATCAAGCTAGAGAAATTCTGGACCTGTGGTCAGTTATTAGAAGAGATTTTCGGTGAAACCGCTGAAACTAAGCTGATGCAACCAACGTTCATTACTGGTTACCCTGCGGATATTTCGCCTTTAGCACGCCGTAATGATAACAATGACTTCATCACCGACCGTTTTGAATTTTTCATTGGTGGCCGCGAAGTGGCAAACGGCTTTAGCGAGCTGAACGATGCTGAAGATCAAGACAACCGCTTTAAAGCGCAAGTTGATGCTAAAGATGCAGGCGATGACGAAGCTATGTTCTATGACGCTGACTACATCACCGCACTTGAGCACGGTTTACCGCCAACAGCGGGTCAAGGTATTGGTATCGATCGTTTAGTGATGCTATTCACTAACACTCATACTATCCGCGACGTGATTTTATTCCCAGCGATGCGCCCACAAGCGTAA
- a CDS encoding TMEM165/GDT1 family protein has product MEALFASTFTVAIAEIGDKTQLLALLLAVRFSNKTAIILGILLATLLNHFLAAWIGQWAIAWIDPQWATYLVAGSFFAIALWVLIPDKMDDDDNRFYKLGAFTATFILFFIAEIGDKTQIATVVLAAKYQSLTWVVIGTTLGMLIANVPVVLAGHFSANKLPMKLIHRGCAVLFALLGVATLMW; this is encoded by the coding sequence TTGGAAGCTTTATTTGCCTCAACCTTTACTGTTGCTATTGCTGAAATCGGCGACAAAACTCAATTATTGGCTTTACTACTCGCTGTAAGATTCAGCAATAAAACGGCTATCATACTAGGCATTTTACTTGCCACCTTATTAAACCATTTTCTTGCTGCATGGATTGGTCAATGGGCCATTGCTTGGATTGATCCTCAATGGGCCACCTATTTGGTAGCCGGTTCATTTTTTGCCATTGCTTTATGGGTGCTCATACCCGATAAAATGGATGACGATGATAACCGTTTTTATAAATTAGGTGCTTTTACTGCGACGTTTATTTTGTTTTTTATCGCCGAAATTGGTGACAAAACACAAATTGCTACTGTTGTCTTAGCGGCAAAATATCAATCATTAACCTGGGTTGTTATCGGCACCACATTGGGTATGCTGATTGCTAATGTCCCTGTGGTATTGGCAGGTCATTTTAGTGCGAACAAACTACCAATGAAGCTTATTCATCGAGGTTGTGCCGTGCTATTTGCACTGCTTGGTGTCGCGACACTCATGTGGTAA
- a CDS encoding methyl-accepting chemotaxis protein: MLRSSLRNKLLGLSLIPLTLILTVLLSIFYVNEGASLKRDIDNFRSELISERKNQLKESVQIAQGVVEYELSLGDKGNVNAALRDLRFGTAGYFFIYDDAGMNIFHPTMPELEGQNKIDMADPNGTKIIVGLLDAAKSGSGNFSYYYKKPGREQLVEKLGFAVMVPNTHWMLGSGAYIDDIEESIAAYETYKTEEMNQKAFLFLLIALGLTGITAFAVVIMAHRMVVPIQNMASSLNDIAKGEGDLTKRLEITSIDEIGQLGSAFNLFIDKLQNIIGDVAGATDRVKHAAQSISGQTVSMTEQLYNHNNEIDQVVTAITEMSATAHDVAHNTNMVAEATHAASDNVGKAQDCVDTSLTEVSNLMTQIDNAAANVKSLSEQSKKINSVLSVIGGIAEQTNLLALNAAIEAARAGEQGRGFAVVADEVRNLASRTQTSTVEINEMLSELHKLVTKAVQAMEQSQASCLSSVESSRAISESLGAVTSSVTSINDMSTQIATAATEQSSVTEEINRNINSVQEIVNTLLAASQDASDMSKTVANEGSTLSKLVGQFKI; the protein is encoded by the coding sequence ATGCTGAGATCTTCATTACGCAATAAACTATTGGGCTTATCGTTAATTCCGCTAACGTTGATCCTCACAGTATTACTGAGCATTTTTTATGTTAACGAAGGTGCATCGCTGAAAAGAGATATTGATAATTTTCGCAGTGAATTAATTTCAGAACGCAAAAATCAACTTAAAGAATCCGTTCAGATTGCCCAGGGAGTCGTTGAATATGAACTCTCTTTGGGTGATAAAGGTAATGTTAATGCGGCATTACGAGACTTACGTTTTGGCACAGCAGGGTATTTTTTTATCTATGATGATGCGGGGATGAATATTTTTCATCCGACTATGCCTGAACTGGAAGGCCAAAACAAAATTGACATGGCCGATCCCAATGGCACTAAAATTATTGTTGGGCTATTAGATGCCGCTAAATCCGGGAGCGGTAATTTTTCTTATTATTACAAAAAGCCTGGTAGAGAACAGTTAGTTGAAAAGCTCGGTTTCGCGGTAATGGTCCCCAATACCCATTGGATGTTAGGCTCTGGCGCTTACATTGATGATATTGAAGAGTCTATTGCGGCTTATGAAACCTATAAAACTGAAGAGATGAATCAAAAAGCATTCTTATTTTTATTAATTGCTTTGGGTTTAACAGGGATAACTGCTTTTGCTGTAGTCATTATGGCCCATAGAATGGTGGTGCCTATCCAAAATATGGCTAGCTCATTAAATGATATCGCCAAAGGTGAGGGTGATTTAACTAAACGTCTTGAGATAACAAGCATTGATGAGATCGGCCAGTTAGGCAGTGCTTTTAACCTGTTCATTGACAAGTTACAGAATATTATTGGTGATGTAGCGGGGGCGACTGATAGGGTTAAACATGCAGCGCAAAGCATTAGTGGTCAAACAGTGTCAATGACTGAGCAGCTTTATAATCATAACAATGAAATTGATCAGGTTGTGACCGCGATTACTGAAATGTCTGCGACCGCTCATGATGTGGCTCATAATACTAATATGGTTGCTGAAGCAACACATGCGGCTTCTGATAACGTCGGAAAAGCGCAAGACTGTGTCGATACATCATTAACTGAAGTGTCTAATTTGATGACCCAAATTGACAATGCCGCCGCCAATGTGAAGTCATTAAGTGAGCAGTCGAAAAAGATTAACTCAGTGCTGAGTGTGATCGGTGGAATTGCAGAGCAAACCAATTTACTGGCACTTAATGCGGCCATTGAAGCTGCCCGAGCTGGCGAGCAAGGTCGAGGCTTTGCTGTGGTTGCTGATGAAGTCAGAAATTTAGCCAGTCGCACTCAAACCAGTACCGTCGAAATTAATGAAATGCTGTCTGAACTGCATAAGTTAGTCACCAAAGCGGTACAAGCCATGGAACAGAGCCAAGCCAGTTGTTTAAGTTCAGTTGAGTCTTCTAGGGCTATTTCTGAAAGTTTAGGCGCTGTTACCTCATCAGTGACCAGCATTAATGACATGAGTACCCAAATAGCTACAGCAGCTACCGAACAAAGCTCAGTAACCGAAGAAATTAATCGTAATATTAATTCAGTGCAAGAGATTGTGAATACGCTATTAGCGGCCAGTCAAGATGCTTCTGATATGAGCAAAACGGTGGCCAATGAAGGCTCGACGCTTTCTAAGTTAGTCGGTCAATTTAAAATATAA
- a CDS encoding STAS/SEC14 domain-containing protein, translating to MDMKKHGLSIGINRIENVFFVTLKATGTLTHEDYLVITPMLEGALSQVNQPKVSLFLDATELEGWDLRAAWDDLSLGLKHKSEFERVAIWGNKNWQEWAAKIGSWFIAGEIKYFEDEDDALKWLRY from the coding sequence ATGGATATGAAGAAACATGGTTTATCAATAGGCATAAACCGAATTGAAAATGTGTTTTTTGTGACATTAAAAGCAACGGGCACACTAACCCACGAAGACTATCTCGTCATTACCCCTATGTTAGAAGGGGCTTTAAGCCAAGTTAATCAACCTAAAGTGAGTTTATTTCTCGACGCCACTGAACTTGAGGGCTGGGATTTACGCGCTGCTTGGGATGATTTATCACTGGGATTAAAGCACAAATCTGAGTTTGAAAGAGTGGCTATTTGGGGCAATAAAAATTGGCAAGAATGGGCGGCCAAAATCGGTAGTTGGTTTATTGCGGGCGAGATTAAATATTTCGAAGATGAAGATGACGCATTGAAATGGCTGCGTTACTAA